Proteins encoded together in one Flavobacteriales bacterium window:
- a CDS encoding YdcF family protein, with protein sequence MAFLAFTRIPFDAHRWLGTAAGECRSEPTLIIVLGGSGMPSAPELLRLHRAAELAHAWPSAGLAIVHPGDPQAILSMRDELVQRGVDSTRMRLINEGDNTRAQALALASRMLPSMKAMSIALVTAPENMYRSVLTFRGVGFTEVCGAPAWDHAMHYDFNYDHTVAGGKAWVPDVSDKPALRYTFWNYLKLEVTCLREYLAIAYYWLNGWV encoded by the coding sequence ATGGCCTTCCTTGCGTTCACGCGCATCCCCTTCGATGCGCACCGCTGGCTGGGAACCGCCGCAGGCGAGTGCCGGAGCGAGCCGACGCTGATCATCGTGCTTGGTGGCAGCGGCATGCCCTCGGCACCTGAATTACTGCGGCTGCACCGCGCTGCGGAGCTGGCGCATGCCTGGCCTTCAGCCGGCCTGGCCATCGTGCATCCCGGTGATCCACAGGCCATCCTTTCGATGCGTGATGAGTTGGTGCAACGCGGCGTGGACAGCACCCGGATGAGACTGATCAACGAGGGCGACAATACACGCGCGCAGGCCTTAGCCTTAGCCTCTCGGATGCTGCCGAGCATGAAGGCCATGTCCATCGCTTTAGTGACCGCACCCGAGAACATGTACCGCAGCGTGCTCACTTTTCGCGGTGTTGGCTTCACTGAGGTGTGCGGGGCCCCAGCATGGGATCATGCCATGCATTACGATTTCAACTACGATCACACCGTGGCCGGTGGCAAGGCCTGGGTGCCCGACGTATCGGACAAACCTGCGCTCCGGTACACCTTCTGGAACTACCTGAAACTGGAGGTCACTTGCCTGCGGGAGTATTTGGCCATAGCCTACTACTGGTTGAACGGCTGGGTCTGA